The DNA window CCCCCCCCCCTAATAAATTACGTTAAATAATTTGAATAACAAGCCAAATTTACAGTACATTTGGGTCTTCCGTGACTAATCATAATCTTTCCGGGTACGGAAAGAGCAGGTACAAATTGATTCCAATTCATATTATTCACAAATCAAAACTATCGCCTTATGAAAAAGCAAATCTTTCTTCAAAGTTCTAAAGCGGTTCTGACGCTTTATCGTTCTCATTTCCGAAAAGCCACCTTGCTGTTTTATAGTTTGTTTTTCCTGCTGCTGTGCCAGGCGCAGGGGCAGGAATATGCTTCTGATACGCAAACGTGGCCTGTGCAAGGCGCAACCTGGACATACTGTGTAACAGGATGGGATGGCATGCCTGCCGGAGAAGAAATTTTCGGAGTGACTGGTGACACACTCATCTCAGGCAACCTCTACAGTATTATTAGCTCCAATGACAAAGGCTCCAAAGCATCAGATGAGTGGGGAAACCGAGCTTTGTTTACACGATCTGAAAATGATACTGTTTATCGGTACGTGAACAATCAGGAATATCTTTTTTTCACTTTTAATTTGAGCCTTGGTGATGTATTTACAACTTTCAGAACAGCAGGGTGGAATAATCATTGGGAGGATTCAGCTTGCTCTTCCATTCTACCTCTCAAAGTTATCGATGAAAGCATAATTGAAATTGAAGGAGAGTATCTCAAAAAATTCATCCTACGCGATACATTGTTTGAGCACTTGTATGTACCCGGCTATCCCGAATACATCGAATATACACTGATTGAACGTATTGGCATTATTAACAACTATCCTTTAATTAATACTATGGAGCCCTCACCAGATGGATCAGGAAACGGCTGCGGCTTGCCAACAGATTGGATACATGTAAATGTTGGACACTACTCCGATAACAACTTTGATCATTTGTTTGAAAAATGTGAAGGCGTCGGGATAAATGGAAACCTGAGTAAAGCACACGGACTTTCGATATTCGTTAAACCCAATCCTGCTAAAGAATGGGCAGCATTTGACTATACACTTCCGGTCGATGCAACGGAAGCAACCATCGTGATTTCGAATTCGATGGGCAGTATTGTTGAAATACTCCAAGTAAACGGGCAGCAAGGCCAGAAACTTTGGGATACTCGAAAGGTTAAGCCCGGTGTTTATTATTATACTCTCAACGTGAAAGGTTTTAGTCAATCTGGTAAAATTGCTATTAGTAAATAGATATAAAGTTTATCATGCTCTTCCTACCCTATTGCGTAGGAAGAGCGTTTAATAACTTTTTGGAGGCAGATATGAAAAAGCATTACTTTCTTCAAAGTTCTAAAGCGGTTCTGACGCTTTATCGTTCTAACTTTCGAAGAGCCACATTGCTGTTCTATAGTTTGTTTTTCCTGCTGCTGTGCCACGCGCAGGGACAGGAATATGCTTCTTCCAAAACTACCGAAAACGAGTTTGCCCCAATCGGCGCCTTGTGGCACTACACCCAGTGGGGTTTTGGTGATACATTTACAACTTATAAAACCATTGAATGCATTTCGGAGGTGAACGTTGGCGGAAAGTTGTGTAAGCGTCTGCTTCAGGTCGATCGGTACTATGCCGATACTGCTTCAATGGGTTCTCACTACATGTATTCTGAGGAAGGCCGTGTCTATTTCTATGCTGATGACGCGTTTCATCTTTTGTACGATTTCTCTGCAATCGCCGGGGATACACTCGTGCTTGATTATTATAAGACATACACCGGAGATCCTTTGCTGATGATCATCGACTCAACAGGAACTATTGAGATAAGTGGCGAGTCACGCAAAATCCAATATGTAACCTCGGGCGACGGGATGATGATTGAGTTTGCCGACAAAGTTATCGAGGGTATTGGGGGAACTTATTTTATGTTTCCTAACTACGACGGTTCGAACAATGGTCCGCTCAGGTGCTATCAGGATCAGGAGACGGATGTTTGGTTGAGTCCTTATTATGGTGGGCATTGGAATCATGTGGATTGCGATCAAATTATTACTGGTGTTGACGAACATCATTCAGCTTCTGTATTTACCATTCATCCCAATCCCGTCTCCGAATCTTTCGTACTGACTATATCTCCAGAAACAAATTTTAAGTCAGCAGTTCTCTACAATTTTCAAGGCATTCAAAAAGAAAAACGCTTACTGCAAACTGGCGTAAACGAATATCAGTTTGACGTGCGTCATTTTCCGGCGGGAGTTTACCTGATGGTGTTGACAGACAATAAGCAACAGGTAAAATATCAAAAGGTCATTATTACGAAAAATTAGATTTTAAAAAACAATTTAATAAAAAAAAGCTGCCCATCAGGACAGCCTTTTTTTTATAAATGATCAGACGAAAGTCTGTTGTTAGTCTTCCAGCCGGTGCACCACCAGGCCGCTGCGCAGCTTGGGTTCGAACCAGGTAGTTTTGGGTGGCATAATATTGCCGGTGTCGGCGATGGTTATCAGTTGTTTCATCGAAACGGGATAAAGTGCAAAGGCCGCTTTCATTTCGCCGGAATCGACGCGTTTTTGTATCTCGCCCAGTCCGCGGATGCCACCAACAAAGTCGATGCGCTCTGATGTGCGCAGATCTTTGATGTTGAGCGGGTCGAGCACCAGGTGCGACAGGATGGTTACGTCGAGCACCCCGATGGGGTCATTGTCGTCGTAAGTTCCCGGCCGTGCCGTGAGCGAATACCATTTGCCCCCTAGATACATGCTGAAGTTGTGCAGGCGGTTGGGTTTATAAATTTCTGTTCCCATCTCGGATACCTCAAAATTCTTTTTGAGCATTTCCAGAAATTCCTTATCGCTCATGCCGTTAAGGTCAGTCACCACGCGGTTGTAGTCGATGATGGTGAGCTGGTTGTCGGGGAAGTGCACTGCCAGGAAATAGTTGTATTCTTCTTTGCCGGTATGGTTGGGATTGTTCTGTTTTTTCTCGTTGCCCACCAAAGCGGCGGCGGCGGTACGGTGGTGACCGTCGGCAACGTAGGTAGCCGGAATAGCCGCAAAAAGGCTGATAAGTTCGTCGATAACTTTTTTATCATCGACAACCCAAAAATGGTGTCCAAAACCGTCGTTGGAAGTAAAATCGTATTCGGCATCGTGTTCGCGCACCCATTTGGCTACTATCTCGTCAATCCTATCGTTGGCAGGATAAGTAAAAAACACCGGCTCCATGTTGGCATTGGTTATGCGTACATGTTTCATGCGGTCTTCTTCTTTAGCCTTTCGCGTAAGCTCATGTTTTTTTATCCGGTTGTTCATGTAGTCTTCTACGGCAGCACATCCCACCAGGCCGTATTGCGTTTTGCCGTTCATGGTTTGTGCATAGATGTAGAGATGATCCTCCTTATCCGGAGTAAGCCATCCTTTGTTTCGGAAGGCTTCAAAATTCGAGTGTGCCTTGTTATACACTTCCTGTGCATAGAGGTCGGTATTGGCAGGCAAATCGATTTCGGGTTTGATAATGTGCAGCAGCGAGTAGTCGTTGCCGCGGGCTTCCTCTTTGGCTTCTTCCGAGTTGAGGACGTCGTAAGGCCGCGAAGCAAGCTTTGCAGCAATTTCTTTGGGCGGACGCAGACCTTTAAAAGCTTTTAGTTGTGCCATAGTAATTTTAGATGGAGATTTTTAATTTTAATAAATAGTGATTATCTATGTGGTTTTTTTAGATTTACATTTAGTACATAGTCCATGAATTGGGATTACCCATCGCGCACCCCCTATCCCCTAAAGGGGGAATTGCCAACGCACAATCGGAAGTGTGCGGTAGGCTTTCCCTTTAGGGGATTGAGGGGTAGCGCAGGCGTATAGAAAATAAAAATCATTATCTGAAAAATGTGTTTTAAAAGACATCAGCTAAACAGATGCAAAATATTTAATGATTTAGTTATGATTACCTTTCATCATAGTTGGCGCTGCGCTGCAGTGAGCCGATCAGGGCGCCAATCATTTTGGTAAGTTCCATGAGCTGTCCGCGCGATTCGTCGCTGGACGTTTCGGTGATGTAATTGAGTTTTAAAGCTACCGAAGTATACACCACGCAATTTCTGATGGAACTTTTGGCCAGTTTGAGGTAATAAACAAATTGTGGCTTGTTGCGTGAAGAGCCTTCAGCAATCTGCAAAGCGATGGCCTGAGCAGCGGTGGTAAACTTAACGGTTAGATTATGCATCTCATTCTCAGGAAACAGAGTACATGCCGAATGAACCCATTCTACATACTCCAATGCCTTGTGATACACTCTCAGGTCTTCAAACCTGAAGAAGGTGAAATTCCTTTCGGGTTCTTCCATAGCTCAGGGTTTTTTAGGTTTTTTTTAAAAAAAGATTACACCAATCAGGGTTAAAAGAGCATCAGACCTGATGATACCGACATTGTCAGGTCTGATGCGATGCAAAAATAGGAACAATTATTTATTAACCTGAAAGGTTTTGTCTCCTTTTTCGAAAAAATTAACGATTTGTTGTGCTGCTGCAATACCTGCGTTGATGTTAGCTTCGGAAGTCTGAGCACCCATTTTCTTTGGTGTAAAGAAACATTTGGTATCAAACTTAGCTTTGAGGTCAGCGGCGCTGTCGGGAGCAATATCGGAGAGATACATAAAGTCGGGACGTTTTTCGAGTGTCTCCATCAGACTTTGTTCGTCTATCACTTCTTTACGTGCGGTGTTGATCAGCACAGCATTTTTTGGCATTTTGGAGAGCAGTGGCCAGCCAATCGATTTTTTGGTTTTATCGTTGGCAGGGATGTGCAACGACACATACTGGCATTTGCTGTAAAGCTCCTCCACGCTGGCGAGTGCTTTTACGCCGTCTTTTTCGATGTCTTCTTTTTTAACAAAAGGATCGAAGGCATACACGTCCATTCCAAAACCTTTGGCGATGCAGGCAACATATTTACCAACGTTACCATAGGCGTGGATGCCCAGGGTTTTGCCGCGCAGCTCGGTGCCGCTTTTGCCGTTGTAGTTGTTGCGGATAGCCATTACCATCATGCCTAATGCAAGTTCGGCTACGGCGTTGGAGTTTTGTCCGGGTGTGTTCATCGCCACGATACCTTTTTCGGTGGCGGCTGTCAGGTCGATATTATCGAAACCAGCGCCTGCCCTCACAATAATCTTGAGCTTTGGAGCGGCTTCTATCACTTCGCGGGTTGCCTTGTCGCTGCGGATAATCATCGCGTCGGCATCTTTGGCGGCCTGGATCAGTTGGGCTGGCTCGGTGTATTTTTCGAGCAGCTCCAGTTGGTAACCGGCTTTTTTCACAATGTTGCGGATGGCATCTACAGCCTCAGCGGCAAAGGGTTTTTCGGTTGCAACCAATACTTTTTTCATATTAATTCCTTTCTTTTTAAGCTTTAATTTTTTCAAATTCCTGCATGGCATTCACCAGTGCTTTTACGCTCTCTTCGGGTAGGGCGTTGTAGGTAGAGGCACGGAAACCACCTGTCGAACGGTGACCTTTCAGTCCGATAAGTCCGCGCTCTGTAGCAAATGTGAGGAAGTCTTTCTCATGTGCTTCAAAGCCTTCTTTCATTACAAAACAAATATTCATCAGCGAGCGGTCTTCTTTGGCCACGGTGCCCTTGAACATTGGGTTGCGGTCGATTTCGTCGTAAAGCAGATTGGCTTTGCGGATGTTTCTTTTTTCCATTGCGGCAACGCCACCTTGTTCTTTAAGCCATTTCAAAGTTTGTACTGCAGCGTAAACGGGAACTACCGGCGGTGTGTTAAACATCGATTCTTTGTCGATGTGGGTTTGGTAGTTGAGCATGGTGGGGATGGCGCGACCGGATTTTCCAAGAATGTCGTTGCGGACGATAACAAAGGTAACGCCGGCGGGAGCCAGATTTTTCTGTGCACCACCATAAATCATTGCGTATTTAGAAATATCGATGGGACGGCTGAAAATATCAGACGACATGTCGGCAACCAATGGAACGCCTACTTCGAGGTCTTTTCTGATTTCGGTTCCATAAATGGTGTTGTTGGTGGTGATGTGGAAATAGTCAACATCCTGGGGTACTTTATAATCTTTGGGGATGTAGTTGAAGGTTTTTTCCTTTGAAGAAGCTACCTCTATCACTTCACCAAACAATTTGGCTTCTTTAATTGCCTTCGATGACCACTGGCCGGTATTGAGATAAGCGGCTTTTGTTTTCATAAGGTTGTAAGGAACCATAGCAAACTGCAAGCTGGCGCCACCGCCCAAAAATACCACGGAATAACCTTCCGGAATGCTGAGCAATTCTTTAAACAATGCCGTGGCTTCGTCCATTACAGCAACAAATTCTTTGCTGCGGTGCGAAATCTCCATCAACGACAAGCCGGTGCCGGCAAAATCTTTAATGGCTTTGATTGTTTCGTCGATGGTAAATTGTGGCAGAATGGAGGGTCCTGCGTAGAAATTGTGTTTTTTCATAACCAGATGCGTGTTTTAAAATTTATAAATTGAATAAGTTATTGATGCGTAAAAAATACCTGACAAAAGTATAGTAAATTTTTACCAAAGGGGTGGTAGCAGTATAACAGAACCTTTCTAAAATAGCGGGTTTTGGAAAGGTCTCATGGCTTTATGTCGATATCCATAGTTGTATTGCGTCGGGGTTAGACTTTGTAAGTGAAGGCGTGTGGCGGAATGATAATAAAGGGCGTGCAGGAAAGACCAAATTTAATTTTTAGGATATCAGTTTTGTTGATTCTCTTCAATTGCTTGATCGCGTGTCTTTCAATAAAAAAAGAATATTTCATTTATTTTCAGATTCGATTTCATTGAAAGCCTGTTCAAAAGGCACCGGGTCGCTTTTCTGTTTCTTTGTTTTTCGATACTCATTAATGTCCTCCAGCTCTTCTGAATCAGCCACTAATTGCTTAAAAATCTCATAGGGAACTTTTACGGCAATTTTGTTCCCTTGTGTGTCTATAACGAACTTTTCTTTATACATAAGTGCTGTTTTTAAAGTGATTACACATTTATAAAAAATCTGATGCGTAAAATAAAACTCGCCCGAAGGATCAATATTTTGATCTTGACCAAAACAACATGCTTCGTTGATTCTTTTCAATTGAAATTATAAATCACCAACAAAAAAGCCTATTTTTGCCAGCGTTATGGTGACCAAAAATCTGCACATTGCAGAGAGGTCATAATAGGGAATCCTGTGAAAGTCAGGAACAGTACCCGCTGCTGTAAGCTCTCAAAATTTTTTTTGCCGAATCTACATGCCACTGTTGGTAAATACGAAACCAATGGGAAGGCGCCGACAAAAAGGGAGTGAGTCAGAAGACCTGCCATAGCCATTACAACATTCAAAAGCTTTCGGGATAAAGGTTTAGAATAAATAGATTGTACACCACTTTATTTATTCCCATCAATTTTCCGCAAGTTTTAAGATGATGCAGCATGACGATTTGTTCGTTTAGTGATTCTTAAAACATGAACGTAAAGATTACAAGACTATGTTTCGATGCTGGATACACAGCAGTTTGGGGTGGCAATATCGCCCGAATCGGCAGTGGTAAGCTGTTGCCTAAAGCAGCCGGCATCCTTGTATCGGCGTTGCTGTGGTTTTGCTTTGCGCAAAATGTGCAGGGACAGATGATTTTCGACACCATCAATCTGAAGGTGGTAGAGATACAAAGCCGGCGCTACGATCAATCTGCCGGATACAAAACCCTCCCGCTCGATTCTGCCGCACTCGACGCTCATGCTGCCGGCAGCCTGGCTGAGCTGCTCACCGCGTCAACGCACATATTTGTAAAAAGCTACGGGCAGGGTTCGCTGGCCACCACTTCTATCAGAGGGGCATCGGCGGCGCATACACAGGTAATCTGGAATGGCATCAACATTAATTCACCCATGCCCGGGCAAGCTGATTTTTCGACAGTTCCCGTTCTTTTTATCGACCGTGCAGATATTTATTTTGGTGCAGGATCGGCGCGATTTTCATCGGGCGGGCTGGGCGGAAGCATCTTGCTTACCACCTCGCCCGACTGGCAGAACAAGCTATGCGTTAATGTGCAGCAGCAAGTGGGTAGCTTTTCAACCTGGCAATCGAATGCCCTCGTGGAGACCGGCAGCCAGCGCTTGCAGCTTTCTACCCGCATTTTGCACAACCAATCGGCAAATGATTACCCTTATCGGAATATTGGCGCAAGCCGCAACAACCCGCCTACTGAGAATCGCTACAATGCCGACTGGCAGCAGAGCGGCTTGCTGCAACAGGCATTTTACCGCCCCGACGACAATACCACGCTTTCGCTTCGTCTTTGGGTGCAGGACAACGATCGCAACCTGCCGCCCAACATTCTGGTGCAGGTACCCGAAAACAATGAATCCTATCGGGAAACCAACGTGCGCGCTGTGGGAGGTGTGGAGCATTATTTTGGTAAATCAAAGCTGACGTTTCAAAGCGGTTTCATTCACAGCTTATCGCGATACGAAAACGTCATCTCCTCCATCAACACCCAAAACAGGATTTCCTCATCGCTCAACGAGGCATCTTATACTTATCACAGCGCAGATAATCTGCTCTTTACAATCAACGGCAAGTATGATTATCACCATGTAAACTCCGAAAACTATGCGCAGCCGCAGAAGCGAAGCCAGGGCTCACTTACAGCCAGCGCTTTCTATAGTCCGTGGCAGCAACTGCAACTTAACCTGCTTGTGAGGCAGGAGTTGCTGGATGATAGTTGGGCGCCCATAGCTCCGGCAGCAGGATTTAATTACCAGCCTTTTGCCAGCTTTCCGGTGCAGATAAAAGGGAATCTGGCTATGAATTTCCATGCCCCTTCGCTCAACGATCTCTATTGGTCGCCGGGCGGAAATCCCGATTTGAAAAACGAAACGGGCTACACAGCCGAGGCCGGTCTGGGCTGGAATAAAAAATACGGAAACATTTCGCTGGAAGCCGAAGCAGGGTGGTTTTATTCCGACATCGACCAGTGGATCGTGTGGCAGCCGGACACGGTGTTTAGCTACTGGACGCCCCGAAATCTCAAAAATGTTGTGGCCAAAGGAATAGAAGCGCGGCTGGCATTGAAGTCGAAAATGCAGAGCCTCAGCTGGGCGCTTTCGCTAAATTACAGCTATACCTCGGCCACCAATTTTAGGGCGCTTTCGCTAAATGATCTCTCTGTAAAAAAGCAGGTGATTTATGTCCCCGATCATTTGCTGAATGCCAACATTAGCCTTACCTGGAAAGGATTTACGGTGAATTATTTTGCAAATTATACCGGCCGCCGCTACACCACCAGCGACAACAGTCGTTACCTTCCACATTTTTTTATTAACGATGTCCAGCTCAACAAAAACATCCCTCTCGGAAAGTCGATGTTGGAACTGGGCGTAGCTCTCAACAATATTGGCGCTGCCAACTACCAGCTCATCGCTTGGCAGCCCATGCCCCTTCGGAATGATTCCTTTTTTATTAAATATAAATTTACAAAATGATGAAAACGATCTTCAAGAGTTTGCAATTAGTCCGAACCATGTTATTGATAGCTGCCATCTCTTTTATGTTTGCCGGCTGCGATAACGATGGGGGCGAAGTAATTCCTGTGCCGCCTTACAGTCCGTATCTCAACAATGGCGTTTTTGTGCTCAACGAAGGCAACTTTGGCAGTGGCAATGGCTCGCTTTCATTTTTGAACCTCGACAGCCTGAAGATGAGCGATGATATTTTTTACACCAAAAATCAGCGTCCGCTGGGCGACGTGCCTCTTTCGCTCATGCTCCGGGATAGCACCATTTGGATTGTGGTAAACAATTCCGGGCGCATAGAAGTGGCGCATCGGCAGGATCTTGCTTCGGTGGCTGTCATCAGTGGAATGACCTCGCCCCGCAACATCCTTCCGCTGCTGGATGGCCGTGCATACGTGAGCGATTTAGCAAGCCCTGCAATTCATATCATCGACATGAACAACTATGCGATCACAGGAAGTATTCCTGTAAATCAACCCACCGAAGCACTTGTACCGGTCGAAGGAAAAGTGTTTGCTGCCTGCTGGTCCAATTATGGTTTT is part of the Bacteroidales bacterium genome and encodes:
- a CDS encoding TonB-dependent receptor, coding for MNVKITRLCFDAGYTAVWGGNIARIGSGKLLPKAAGILVSALLWFCFAQNVQGQMIFDTINLKVVEIQSRRYDQSAGYKTLPLDSAALDAHAAGSLAELLTASTHIFVKSYGQGSLATTSIRGASAAHTQVIWNGININSPMPGQADFSTVPVLFIDRADIYFGAGSARFSSGGLGGSILLTTSPDWQNKLCVNVQQQVGSFSTWQSNALVETGSQRLQLSTRILHNQSANDYPYRNIGASRNNPPTENRYNADWQQSGLLQQAFYRPDDNTTLSLRLWVQDNDRNLPPNILVQVPENNESYRETNVRAVGGVEHYFGKSKLTFQSGFIHSLSRYENVISSINTQNRISSSLNEASYTYHSADNLLFTINGKYDYHHVNSENYAQPQKRSQGSLTASAFYSPWQQLQLNLLVRQELLDDSWAPIAPAAGFNYQPFASFPVQIKGNLAMNFHAPSLNDLYWSPGGNPDLKNETGYTAEAGLGWNKKYGNISLEAEAGWFYSDIDQWIVWQPDTVFSYWTPRNLKNVVAKGIEARLALKSKMQSLSWALSLNYSYTSATNFRALSLNDLSVKKQVIYVPDHLLNANISLTWKGFTVNYFANYTGRRYTTSDNSRYLPHFFINDVQLNKNIPLGKSMLELGVALNNIGAANYQLIAWQPMPLRNDSFFIKYKFTK
- a CDS encoding four helix bundle protein, with the translated sequence MEEPERNFTFFRFEDLRVYHKALEYVEWVHSACTLFPENEMHNLTVKFTTAAQAIALQIAEGSSRNKPQFVYYLKLAKSSIRNCVVYTSVALKLNYITETSSDESRGQLMELTKMIGALIGSLQRSANYDER
- a CDS encoding DUF5074 domain-containing protein, with the protein product MMKTIFKSLQLVRTMLLIAAISFMFAGCDNDGGEVIPVPPYSPYLNNGVFVLNEGNFGSGNGSLSFLNLDSLKMSDDIFYTKNQRPLGDVPLSLMLRDSTIWIVVNNSGRIEVAHRQDLASVAVISGMTSPRNILPLLDGRAYVSDLASPAIHIIDMNNYAITGSIPVNQPTEALVPVEGKVFAACWSNYGFEDHTNNKVLVIDPLTNLVVDSVMTGKEPQSMVVDKNEKLWVLCSGGWMGDEFPTLYRINPRSLQAERIYTFDDVDSSPSSLCANGNADSLYFINGGIYAMSISDANLPGQPLIEPDTHLLYTLAVHPKTSEIFATDAIDYQQKGLVLRYRANGTFIAEYRTGLIPGKMTFTAK
- a CDS encoding DUF1015 family protein is translated as MAQLKAFKGLRPPKEIAAKLASRPYDVLNSEEAKEEARGNDYSLLHIIKPEIDLPANTDLYAQEVYNKAHSNFEAFRNKGWLTPDKEDHLYIYAQTMNGKTQYGLVGCAAVEDYMNNRIKKHELTRKAKEEDRMKHVRITNANMEPVFFTYPANDRIDEIVAKWVREHDAEYDFTSNDGFGHHFWVVDDKKVIDELISLFAAIPATYVADGHHRTAAAALVGNEKKQNNPNHTGKEEYNYFLAVHFPDNQLTIIDYNRVVTDLNGMSDKEFLEMLKKNFEVSEMGTEIYKPNRLHNFSMYLGGKWYSLTARPGTYDDNDPIGVLDVTILSHLVLDPLNIKDLRTSERIDFVGGIRGLGEIQKRVDSGEMKAAFALYPVSMKQLITIADTGNIMPPKTTWFEPKLRSGLVVHRLED
- a CDS encoding T9SS type A sorting domain-containing protein; this translates as MKKHYFLQSSKAVLTLYRSNFRRATLLFYSLFFLLLCHAQGQEYASSKTTENEFAPIGALWHYTQWGFGDTFTTYKTIECISEVNVGGKLCKRLLQVDRYYADTASMGSHYMYSEEGRVYFYADDAFHLLYDFSAIAGDTLVLDYYKTYTGDPLLMIIDSTGTIEISGESRKIQYVTSGDGMMIEFADKVIEGIGGTYFMFPNYDGSNNGPLRCYQDQETDVWLSPYYGGHWNHVDCDQIITGVDEHHSASVFTIHPNPVSESFVLTISPETNFKSAVLYNFQGIQKEKRLLQTGVNEYQFDVRHFPAGVYLMVLTDNKQQVKYQKVIITKN
- the serC gene encoding 3-phosphoserine/phosphohydroxythreonine transaminase, with protein sequence MKKHNFYAGPSILPQFTIDETIKAIKDFAGTGLSLMEISHRSKEFVAVMDEATALFKELLSIPEGYSVVFLGGGASLQFAMVPYNLMKTKAAYLNTGQWSSKAIKEAKLFGEVIEVASSKEKTFNYIPKDYKVPQDVDYFHITTNNTIYGTEIRKDLEVGVPLVADMSSDIFSRPIDISKYAMIYGGAQKNLAPAGVTFVIVRNDILGKSGRAIPTMLNYQTHIDKESMFNTPPVVPVYAAVQTLKWLKEQGGVAAMEKRNIRKANLLYDEIDRNPMFKGTVAKEDRSLMNICFVMKEGFEAHEKDFLTFATERGLIGLKGHRSTGGFRASTYNALPEESVKALVNAMQEFEKIKA
- a CDS encoding NAD(P)-dependent oxidoreductase translates to MKKVLVATEKPFAAEAVDAIRNIVKKAGYQLELLEKYTEPAQLIQAAKDADAMIIRSDKATREVIEAAPKLKIIVRAGAGFDNIDLTAATEKGIVAMNTPGQNSNAVAELALGMMVMAIRNNYNGKSGTELRGKTLGIHAYGNVGKYVACIAKGFGMDVYAFDPFVKKEDIEKDGVKALASVEELYSKCQYVSLHIPANDKTKKSIGWPLLSKMPKNAVLINTARKEVIDEQSLMETLEKRPDFMYLSDIAPDSAADLKAKFDTKCFFTPKKMGAQTSEANINAGIAAAQQIVNFFEKGDKTFQVNK